The Acidobacteriaceae bacterium nucleotide sequence AGGCGATCGTTCGCGTTGGGCCAAGAGGGTAGCGGGCGATGGCGAAGCGCGTAGGCGTAGACAAATGGATGTTCGGCACGGTGCTTACGCTCGTGATGTTCGGGCTGGTGATGGTGTTTTCGGCATCGGCCGTCATCGCGAAGGCGACGCAGGGTTCACCGTACGCGTTTGTGGCGAAGCAGGCTGTGTTTGTCGCGATCGGGCTGGTAGGCCTGTTTGTGTTGATGAAGGTGGATTATCGCCGCTACAACAATCCGAAGGTGATCTTCCCGATGATGGGAGTTACGGCGCTGCTGTTGCTGGCCGTGTTTGCGATGGGCGCGATGAATGGAGCGCATCGCTGGATTCGCTTTGGTGGCTTTACCCTGCAGCCGAGTGAGTTGGCGAAGCCGGTGATTGTGCTGTTCCTGGCATGGTTTCTGCAGACGCGTATCCACCAGATTGACAACATTAAAGAGACGATTCTGCCGGCGGCGCTCCCGCCGCTGGTGTTCATTGCGCTGATCTTGAAAGAGCCCGACCTCGGCACGGCGATGGTTTGTGCCGTGGTGCTGATGGCGATGCTTTATCTCGCAGGGATGCA carries:
- the ftsW gene encoding putative lipid II flippase FtsW encodes the protein MAKRVGVDKWMFGTVLTLVMFGLVMVFSASAVIAKATQGSPYAFVAKQAVFVAIGLVGLFVLMKVDYRRYNNPKVIFPMMGVTALLLLAVFAMGAMNGAHRWIRFGGFTLQPSELAKPVIVLFLAWFLQTRIHQIDNIKETILPAALPPLVFIALILKEPDLGTAMVCAVVLMAMLYLAGMQMKWIGAAILAATPVMYFMLFRVAWRRARLMAFWNPEADPRGVGYHTLQSLIAVGTGGIHGKGLMEGVQKLFFLPEPHTDFIFAVICEELGLIGALLVLAAFCVLGFRGLRAAYRSTDPFARFVAFGMTTTILVQAFFNISVVLSIVPNKGLPLPFISSGGTSVAIMLACMGVLLNVTREID